A genomic region of Gemmata massiliana contains the following coding sequences:
- a CDS encoding M20 family metallopeptidase — translation MLPLPQLLAELVRLPSINPMGRTDLDPALVHESRVTDFLESQIRELGCEFYRQRVADGRENLVATYMPPGPAPGHVLFEAHQDTVPVDGMIVEPFGAKVEGGKLYGRGSCDVKGGGAVMLAAFARLIREKPANSAKVTLAFTVDEEHGGAGIQELMASGFRADCAIVAEPTLLNIVNAHKGVARWILETTGRACHSSRPEQGINAVYRMARLLQGIEEYARTLQSAPPDPILGPRTISVGRVTGGVSPNTVPDFCRADLDRRLLPGETYESATAELEAVLKALPGVDFPFTLTRSSAGCLPLSPALSVDLVKRFGATIDSVTGSHTVHPVPFGTDAATVAAAGVPVIVFGPGDIAQAHTKDEWIDLAQLEPAAEILFRFACGK, via the coding sequence ATGCTCCCACTGCCACAACTGCTTGCCGAACTCGTGCGGCTCCCGTCCATCAACCCGATGGGGCGCACGGACCTCGATCCGGCACTCGTGCACGAGTCGCGCGTGACCGATTTCCTGGAATCGCAGATCCGCGAACTTGGGTGCGAATTCTACCGCCAGCGCGTCGCCGACGGGCGCGAGAACCTCGTCGCCACGTACATGCCGCCCGGACCGGCGCCGGGCCACGTCCTGTTTGAAGCGCACCAGGATACGGTGCCCGTCGATGGGATGATCGTCGAACCGTTCGGTGCGAAGGTGGAGGGCGGGAAGCTGTACGGGCGCGGGTCGTGTGACGTGAAGGGCGGCGGGGCGGTCATGCTCGCCGCGTTCGCGCGGCTCATCCGGGAAAAGCCGGCCAACTCCGCGAAAGTGACGCTCGCGTTCACCGTGGACGAAGAGCACGGGGGCGCGGGGATTCAGGAGTTGATGGCGTCCGGATTCCGCGCGGATTGTGCCATCGTTGCCGAACCGACGCTGCTGAACATCGTGAACGCCCACAAGGGCGTCGCGCGGTGGATACTCGAAACGACCGGGCGCGCGTGCCACTCGTCGCGGCCCGAGCAGGGCATCAACGCGGTGTACCGCATGGCCCGGCTCCTACAGGGCATTGAAGAATACGCGCGCACGTTACAAAGCGCGCCCCCGGACCCGATCCTGGGGCCGCGCACAATATCCGTGGGCCGCGTGACCGGTGGCGTGTCGCCAAACACCGTGCCGGACTTCTGTCGCGCGGACCTGGACCGGCGCTTGCTGCCCGGCGAGACCTACGAGAGCGCGACCGCGGAACTCGAAGCCGTCTTGAAGGCGCTACCCGGAGTGGACTTCCCGTTCACACTCACACGCAGTTCGGCCGGGTGCCTTCCGCTCAGCCCGGCACTCTCGGTAGACCTCGTGAAGCGCTTCGGTGCAACCATCGATTCCGTGACCGGGAGCCACACGGTTCACCCGGTTCCGTTCGGCACAGACGCCGCGACCGTTGCCGCCGCAGGCGTGCCGGTGATCGTGTTCGGCCCGGGCGACATCGCGCAGGCACACACCAAGGACGAGTGGATCGACCTCGCGCAGTTGGAGCCCGCGGCCGAGATCCTGTTCCGATTCGCCTGCGGAAAATGA
- the sucC gene encoding ADP-forming succinate--CoA ligase subunit beta — protein sequence MKVHEYQAKELLAAAGANVPKHVVCKTPDEAAAAFDQLSNGGGVMVKAQIHAGGRGAGQLVGFADKLGGVKFCSSKEKARAIAETMLKHPLKTLQTSPQGQPIRTLIVQADAEPDKEFYVAVVFDRGVGLPVLMASAAGGMDIEKVAHDTPEKIIKVPFSPETGLLPFQARRLAYELGFTGDQVAKAEKIMLALSKVYLEKDATLAEVNPLAVTKSGDVVVLDAKFDFDDNALFRHKDVAALRDESEENPAELRAGKANLNFIQLDGTIACLVNGAGLAMATMDIINYHGKAHGVGPANFLDVGGSVTAAGAVEAFRIILSDPKVKGILVNVFGGIASCATIADALVKAGKEVGFKVPVVVRLEGNEVEKARAILAAAAADLPTLKTAADLTGAAKLIVELSK from the coding sequence ATGAAGGTTCACGAGTACCAGGCCAAAGAACTGCTCGCCGCCGCGGGCGCGAACGTGCCCAAGCACGTCGTCTGCAAGACGCCCGACGAGGCCGCCGCCGCGTTCGACCAGCTCAGTAACGGCGGCGGGGTCATGGTGAAGGCCCAGATCCACGCCGGCGGGCGCGGGGCCGGGCAGCTCGTCGGGTTCGCGGACAAGCTCGGCGGGGTCAAGTTCTGTAGCAGCAAAGAAAAGGCGCGGGCGATCGCCGAGACGATGCTGAAGCACCCGCTGAAGACGCTCCAGACCAGCCCGCAGGGGCAACCGATCCGCACGCTCATCGTTCAGGCCGACGCGGAGCCGGACAAGGAGTTCTACGTCGCCGTCGTGTTCGACCGCGGGGTCGGGCTGCCGGTGCTCATGGCGTCCGCGGCCGGCGGCATGGACATCGAGAAGGTCGCGCACGACACGCCCGAGAAGATCATCAAGGTGCCGTTCAGCCCGGAAACCGGGCTGCTCCCGTTCCAGGCCCGGCGCCTCGCCTACGAACTCGGCTTCACCGGCGACCAGGTCGCGAAGGCCGAGAAGATCATGCTCGCGCTCTCGAAGGTCTACCTGGAGAAGGACGCGACCCTCGCCGAAGTGAACCCGCTCGCGGTCACGAAGTCCGGCGACGTGGTGGTGCTCGACGCGAAGTTCGATTTCGACGACAACGCGCTGTTCCGCCACAAGGACGTCGCGGCCCTGCGCGACGAGAGCGAGGAGAACCCGGCCGAGCTGCGGGCGGGCAAGGCGAACCTGAACTTCATTCAGTTGGACGGGACCATCGCGTGCCTGGTGAACGGCGCGGGCCTGGCGATGGCCACGATGGACATCATCAACTACCACGGGAAGGCCCACGGCGTCGGCCCGGCGAACTTCCTGGACGTGGGCGGGAGCGTGACCGCGGCCGGGGCGGTCGAGGCGTTCCGCATCATCCTCTCCGATCCGAAGGTGAAGGGCATTCTGGTGAACGTGTTCGGCGGGATCGCGAGCTGCGCGACCATCGCCGACGCGCTCGTGAAGGCCGGCAAGGAGGTCGGGTTCAAGGTGCCGGTCGTCGTGCGGCTCGAGGGCAACGAGGTCGAAAAGGCGCGGGCCATTCTCGCGGCCGCGGCCGCCGACCTCCCCACCCTGAAGACCGCCGCCGACCTGACGGGCGCCGCGAAGCTGATCGTCGAGCTGAGCAAGTGA
- the sucD gene encoding succinate--CoA ligase subunit alpha, translated as MSILVDKSTRVICQGITGSAGSFHTDQCLLYGSQFVGGVTPKKGGTTWKGEKSEKALPVFNTVAEAVKATGATASMIFVPPGGAADAIMEAADAGITLIVAITEGIPVLDMARAKRYLQTKPGVQLVGPNCPGVITPGQCKIGIMPGHIHKPCGAGEKGIGVISRSGTLTYEAVFQLTALGLPQSTCVGIGGDPVIGTNQIELLEMFENDPQTSAILMIGEIGGTAEEAAAEFVAKHVKKPVAAFIAGQTAPPGRRMGHAGAIISGGSGSAADKIAALEKAGIEVAPTPADLGSAVQKAIAKKK; from the coding sequence ATGAGCATCCTCGTCGACAAGTCCACCCGCGTCATCTGTCAGGGCATCACCGGCTCGGCCGGGAGCTTCCACACCGACCAGTGCCTGCTATACGGGTCGCAGTTCGTCGGCGGGGTCACGCCCAAGAAGGGCGGGACGACGTGGAAGGGCGAGAAGTCGGAAAAAGCGCTCCCGGTGTTCAACACCGTGGCCGAGGCGGTGAAGGCGACCGGCGCGACCGCGAGCATGATCTTCGTCCCGCCCGGCGGCGCGGCCGACGCGATCATGGAGGCCGCGGACGCGGGCATCACGCTCATCGTCGCCATTACCGAAGGCATTCCCGTTCTGGACATGGCCCGCGCGAAGCGCTACCTGCAAACGAAGCCCGGCGTGCAGCTCGTCGGGCCGAACTGCCCCGGCGTGATTACCCCGGGTCAGTGCAAAATTGGCATCATGCCGGGGCACATCCACAAGCCCTGCGGCGCGGGCGAAAAGGGCATCGGCGTCATCAGCCGGTCCGGGACGCTCACCTACGAGGCCGTGTTCCAACTCACCGCTCTGGGACTGCCGCAGAGTACCTGCGTCGGGATCGGCGGCGACCCGGTGATCGGCACGAACCAGATCGAACTGCTGGAAATGTTCGAGAACGACCCGCAGACGTCCGCGATCCTGATGATCGGTGAGATCGGCGGGACCGCGGAAGAGGCCGCGGCCGAGTTCGTGGCGAAGCACGTGAAGAAGCCGGTGGCGGCGTTCATCGCGGGCCAGACCGCGCCCCCGGGCCGGCGCATGGGCCACGCGGGCGCGATCATCTCGGGCGGCAGCGGCAGCGCGGCCGACAAGATTGCGGCGCTGGAGAAGGCCGGCATTGAGGTCGCCCCCACGCCCGCCGATCTCGGCAGCGCCGTGCAAAAGGCGATCGCGAAGAAGAAGTAA
- a CDS encoding WD40 repeat domain-containing serine/threonine protein kinase translates to MSDCPDDTDLAGFLNDSLGADRLALVSGHVDGCSECQGRLDRLTEQASGAVARYKELSSGVLPDARSGGVASTPEDATLIVGGKPAAPVFVGLPRVPGFEVLREIGRGGMGIVYKARHRRLNRLVALKMILAGASADSRVVQRFLFEGEVLARAQHPQVVQVFEVDTYDGPNHVPVPYLAMELLEGGSLSRKLRATNDGAAPRLTPREAAELLEGIARAVHAAHLQGIIHRDLKPGNILFASADFGTPNPDLKPGSGDKKTVAASGASRTTLRTPNLALPKVTDFGLAKFTQESGADLTQTGQIVGTPHYMAPEQAAGDRRIGPAVDVYALGAILFECLAGRPPFIGTEPLSVMMKVVNEQPPDVRSFRPEVPRDLAAVTMKCLAKDPARRYVSAEALADDLRRFLDDRPTKARPVTNFERLWLSIKRNPSVAGLLALLAIVLCVAFVTFGSMWARAEEKARREESLKQLAEGATIRAKDAMTETQKREAQLVFRRAVNWCEEGRLDEGLELFVRAAELAVELGDENLERVVRINLAAWERDLPLPRHRFQHTEQPRLAAFHPDGKHLVTAGRSRELYLWDIASRKRVRTYKPTLQLSRTALGFAPKLLTYWTVAVSPDGLTIAAGGTDASLTLWETSLDRPAEEVSPVGTFDAFDADVRKIQGRDLSLWTMAFSTDRVLWTSDAANGLRRWDLTDPRNPVSKRFVPKSGANGATLQIMVASPDGQKLYTGDRAGWVREWDGTTGTELSRWPTKGWITDIALSPDGRRVAVTGPNGFVRVIDLVTSREVLELSLAGAYGNGVAFTQKQPFLAASDGDGNVRFWHRDTGQPIGIPLRFHGEVTRMRFRPGTDEFAVPAGNSVYLCTAPDPPCDLISAGRGVRIRGLDFSPTGDRLAVADDRTFDLFDPRTRKRVPTTLDPDNDALTVRFDASAERPRVFRGTRDGLDWFAVPNGKKVEPVPSLGLGRVHRLEPLRDGTALFVMGSTLVARYDAATLKASKSRPPAQTLPAGVELSAIAARPDGGEVFVAFGDSAAVLAGDTLTPLREWAIGDEVLDARYTPSGDKILLAMRANAAELRDARTGARVGPQMPHERAVAGVAISPNGAILVTASRDGNARFWDAATNLPLGTPLRHAGPVTHVAFAPDGGHIATGTGTGHVTLWDIPPKPRKGTLEELRETFGKKEHSEKAPAQ, encoded by the coding sequence ATGTCCGATTGCCCCGATGACACCGATCTGGCCGGGTTCCTGAACGACTCGCTCGGGGCCGACCGGCTCGCGCTCGTGTCCGGGCACGTGGACGGGTGCTCGGAGTGCCAGGGCCGGCTCGACCGGCTGACCGAACAGGCAAGCGGGGCCGTGGCCCGGTACAAGGAACTGTCTTCCGGGGTGCTCCCGGACGCGCGCTCGGGCGGGGTCGCCTCGACCCCGGAAGACGCCACGCTGATCGTGGGCGGGAAGCCGGCGGCGCCGGTGTTTGTTGGGCTACCGCGGGTGCCCGGCTTCGAGGTGCTCCGAGAGATCGGCCGCGGCGGGATGGGGATCGTGTACAAGGCCCGGCACCGGCGCCTGAACCGGCTCGTCGCGCTCAAGATGATCCTGGCCGGCGCCTCGGCCGACTCGCGCGTCGTTCAGCGGTTCCTGTTCGAGGGCGAGGTGCTCGCCCGCGCGCAGCACCCGCAGGTCGTTCAGGTGTTCGAGGTGGACACCTACGACGGCCCGAACCACGTCCCGGTCCCGTACCTCGCGATGGAACTGCTGGAGGGCGGATCGCTCAGCCGCAAGCTCCGTGCGACCAATGACGGCGCGGCCCCGCGCCTCACTCCGCGCGAAGCGGCCGAACTCCTGGAAGGGATAGCGCGGGCCGTCCACGCCGCGCACCTCCAGGGCATCATCCACCGCGACCTCAAACCGGGCAACATCCTCTTCGCGAGCGCGGACTTCGGCACCCCGAACCCGGACCTGAAGCCGGGGAGCGGGGACAAAAAGACGGTCGCCGCATCCGGGGCGTCGCGCACCACACTGCGCACCCCGAACCTCGCGCTCCCCAAAGTCACCGACTTCGGCCTTGCGAAGTTTACCCAGGAATCCGGCGCGGACCTGACGCAGACCGGGCAGATCGTCGGCACCCCGCACTACATGGCGCCGGAGCAGGCAGCCGGGGACCGACGCATCGGCCCCGCGGTGGACGTGTACGCGCTGGGGGCGATCCTGTTCGAGTGCCTCGCCGGGCGCCCTCCGTTCATCGGCACCGAGCCGCTGAGCGTGATGATGAAAGTAGTGAACGAGCAACCGCCCGACGTGCGCTCGTTCCGCCCGGAGGTGCCCCGCGACCTCGCCGCGGTCACGATGAAATGTCTGGCGAAAGACCCGGCCCGGCGCTACGTCAGTGCCGAAGCTCTCGCGGACGACCTGCGCCGGTTCCTCGACGACCGGCCCACCAAGGCGCGCCCGGTCACCAACTTCGAGCGCCTCTGGCTCTCCATCAAGCGGAACCCGTCCGTCGCGGGGCTGCTGGCACTGCTCGCGATCGTGCTGTGCGTCGCGTTCGTGACGTTCGGCTCGATGTGGGCGCGCGCGGAGGAAAAGGCCCGGCGGGAAGAGAGCCTGAAACAATTGGCCGAGGGCGCGACCATTCGTGCCAAGGACGCGATGACGGAGACCCAGAAGCGGGAAGCGCAACTCGTCTTCCGCCGGGCCGTGAACTGGTGCGAGGAGGGGCGCTTGGACGAGGGGTTGGAACTGTTCGTGCGGGCCGCGGAGTTGGCCGTGGAACTCGGCGACGAGAACCTGGAGCGCGTCGTCCGGATCAACCTCGCCGCCTGGGAGCGCGACCTCCCGCTCCCGCGGCACCGGTTCCAGCACACCGAGCAACCGCGCCTGGCCGCGTTCCACCCCGACGGCAAGCACCTCGTGACGGCCGGGCGGTCGCGCGAACTGTACCTTTGGGATATTGCCTCGCGGAAGCGGGTGCGGACCTACAAGCCGACGCTCCAGCTCAGCCGAACGGCCCTCGGCTTCGCGCCCAAGCTCCTCACGTACTGGACCGTGGCCGTCAGCCCCGACGGGCTGACGATCGCGGCCGGCGGAACGGATGCGTCCCTCACGTTGTGGGAAACGAGCCTGGACCGCCCGGCCGAGGAAGTGTCGCCGGTCGGTACGTTCGACGCATTCGACGCGGACGTGCGCAAGATCCAGGGGCGCGACCTGAGCCTGTGGACGATGGCGTTCTCGACCGACCGGGTGCTCTGGACCAGTGACGCGGCGAACGGATTGAGGCGCTGGGATCTCACGGACCCGCGGAACCCTGTAAGCAAGCGGTTCGTTCCGAAGTCCGGGGCGAACGGGGCGACGCTGCAAATCATGGTCGCCTCGCCCGACGGCCAGAAGTTGTACACGGGAGACCGCGCCGGGTGGGTGCGCGAGTGGGACGGAACCACGGGCACGGAACTGAGCCGGTGGCCCACTAAGGGGTGGATCACCGACATCGCCCTGTCCCCCGACGGTCGGCGCGTGGCCGTGACCGGCCCGAACGGGTTCGTGCGCGTCATCGACCTCGTGACCAGCAGAGAGGTTCTCGAACTGAGCCTCGCGGGGGCCTACGGGAACGGGGTCGCGTTCACTCAGAAGCAACCGTTCCTGGCCGCGTCCGACGGGGACGGGAACGTGCGGTTCTGGCACCGCGACACCGGCCAGCCGATCGGCATCCCGCTCCGGTTCCACGGCGAGGTCACGCGGATGCGGTTCCGCCCGGGCACGGACGAGTTCGCGGTCCCCGCGGGCAACTCCGTTTACCTGTGTACCGCGCCGGACCCGCCGTGCGACCTGATCTCCGCGGGCCGCGGGGTGCGAATCCGCGGGCTGGACTTTTCGCCCACCGGGGACCGGCTCGCGGTGGCCGACGACCGGACGTTCGACCTGTTCGACCCGCGCACCCGCAAGCGCGTTCCGACCACGCTCGACCCCGACAACGACGCGCTCACGGTCCGGTTCGATGCGAGCGCCGAGCGCCCGCGCGTCTTCCGGGGAACGCGCGACGGGCTCGACTGGTTCGCGGTCCCCAACGGGAAGAAGGTCGAACCCGTACCGTCGCTCGGTTTGGGCCGGGTCCACCGGCTGGAACCCCTGCGCGACGGCACGGCACTCTTCGTCATGGGTTCGACGCTCGTCGCGCGGTACGATGCGGCCACGCTCAAAGCGTCCAAGTCCAGGCCACCGGCCCAAACGCTCCCGGCGGGGGTGGAACTGAGCGCGATCGCCGCTCGACCGGACGGCGGAGAAGTGTTTGTGGCGTTCGGCGACAGTGCCGCCGTCTTAGCGGGCGATACGCTAACACCGCTCCGCGAGTGGGCCATCGGCGACGAGGTGCTCGACGCCCGTTACACCCCGAGCGGGGACAAGATCCTGCTCGCGATGCGCGCGAACGCGGCCGAATTGCGAGACGCGCGAACCGGTGCCCGGGTGGGACCGCAAATGCCGCACGAGCGCGCGGTCGCAGGAGTCGCGATCAGTCCGAACGGGGCGATCCTGGTGACCGCCAGCCGCGACGGGAACGCTCGGTTCTGGGACGCGGCCACCAACTTACCGCTCGGCACCCCGCTGCGTCACGCGGGGCCGGTCACGCACGTCGCGTTCGCCCCCGACGGCGGGCACATCGCCACCGGCACCGGGACCGGTCACGTGACGCTCTGGGACATCCCTCCGAAACCACGGAAGGGCACGCTCGAAGAACTGCGCGAGACGTTCGGCAAGAAAGAGCACAGCGAAAAGGCGCCCGCGCAATGA
- a CDS encoding RNA polymerase sigma factor: MGADSADTTRVTLLHRLNQDPADQISWGEFFRLYSPAIRSWLMHWGLQEADAQDVSQNVLMRLTQKLPQFKYDATRSFRGWLKTLTHHAWHDFVTEAGYRTRGSGDTSIFNQLQSIEAREDLAARVEATFDKELLEMALLRARERVAEGTWMAFKLAALDGVAPQTVADQLGVRVSHVYLAKHRVQKLVQEEIKAIESPGASSAS; encoded by the coding sequence ATGGGTGCCGACTCCGCCGACACCACGCGCGTGACGCTTCTCCACCGGCTGAACCAGGACCCGGCCGACCAGATCTCCTGGGGCGAGTTCTTCCGGCTCTACAGCCCGGCCATTCGTAGCTGGCTCATGCACTGGGGGCTGCAGGAGGCGGACGCTCAAGACGTGTCCCAAAACGTACTTATGCGGCTCACGCAGAAGCTGCCGCAGTTCAAATACGACGCGACCCGGAGCTTCCGCGGGTGGCTGAAAACACTCACGCACCACGCCTGGCACGACTTCGTGACCGAGGCCGGGTACCGCACACGCGGGAGCGGTGACACCAGCATTTTTAATCAGCTCCAGTCGATCGAGGCGCGCGAGGATCTCGCGGCCCGGGTCGAAGCAACTTTCGACAAGGAGCTGCTCGAAATGGCCCTCCTGCGTGCGCGGGAGCGGGTCGCCGAAGGCACCTGGATGGCGTTCAAGCTCGCCGCGCTCGACGGCGTGGCCCCGCAAACCGTCGCGGACCAACTCGGGGTCCGCGTGTCACACGTGTACCTCGCCAAGCACCGCGTTCAGAAGCTCGTGCAGGAAGAGATTAAAGCGATCGAAAGCCCGGGCGCGAGCAGCGCAAGCTAA
- the tssH gene encoding type VI secretion system ATPase TssH — protein MAVSPRALIEKLDPTCRTTLVDEAIRLCMTRTHFYVELEHWLAALLANPNNDVGFLLRQYAIDANKVKRDLDAALNRLKTGNTSAPGLSTNILNAVRESWVFGSLELGAPLVRSAHLLYAMLADDNMGEQLKRASAEFGRISKEKLASDIRDLLPSMQSEEAAQEASATAVAAAAGGGISSSGAPRAGGKTPALDQFTVNLTAKAKAGMDPVIGRDAEIRQVIDILTRRRQNNPILTGEAGVGKTAVVEGLAQRIAADDVPEPLRNVQLHTLDLGLLQAGAGVKGEFENRLKSVIDEVKRSPMPIILFIDEAHTLIGAGGQAGQNDAANLLKPALARGELRTIAATTFAEYKKYFETDAALKRRFQQVKVDEPDEQKAIRMLRGLVPMLEKHHKVRILDEAIVDAVRLSTRYMPDRQLPDKAVSLIDTVCARVALSQSATPPALDDTNRELQHLKTEIDFLEREGRVSTGNPERVADLTSRKEVAESRKAALEEQLKKEKELVTQIRDKRAAIEKTGGDAPEAEKLALAELNSTLTKVQGENPLVYPVVHGGAVAQVVSGLTGIPMGKMVLDAVQTVLKLADKLEERVVGQKHALEAIAQRIRTARADLADPRRPQGVFLLAGPSGVGKTETAMALADLLYGGDRNMVIVNMSEYKESHKVSRLVGTSKGYVGYGEGGVLTNAVKNRPYSVVLLDEVEKAHESVQEIFYQVFDKGVLQNDDGEDVNFKNTIILLTSNAGTDTIMKACADPDTAPSPEGLAEMLKPDLLKAFKPALLGRMTVVPYYPLGDSVLKKIIELKLKQIGDRLKTNYKAAFNCTPAVVDTIAARCKDVDSGARNADHIITGTVLTMISAEVLTRVAEGKPVTKVTVDVDVKSQFVVTVE, from the coding sequence ATGGCCGTTTCCCCCCGCGCGCTGATCGAGAAACTGGACCCGACGTGCCGCACCACGCTCGTGGACGAGGCCATTCGCCTGTGCATGACGCGCACGCACTTCTACGTCGAACTGGAGCACTGGCTCGCCGCGCTCCTGGCGAACCCGAACAACGACGTGGGGTTCCTGCTCCGCCAGTACGCGATCGACGCGAACAAGGTGAAGCGCGATCTCGACGCGGCTCTCAACCGGCTCAAAACGGGTAACACCAGCGCGCCGGGGCTGTCCACCAACATCCTCAACGCCGTCCGCGAATCCTGGGTGTTCGGCTCGCTCGAACTCGGCGCGCCGCTGGTCCGCTCGGCCCACCTGCTGTACGCGATGCTCGCCGACGACAACATGGGCGAGCAATTGAAACGCGCGTCGGCGGAATTCGGCCGCATCTCGAAGGAGAAGCTCGCTTCCGACATTCGCGACCTGTTGCCCAGCATGCAGAGCGAAGAAGCCGCTCAGGAAGCCAGCGCGACGGCAGTCGCCGCGGCTGCCGGGGGCGGTATTAGCAGCAGTGGGGCGCCGCGCGCTGGTGGGAAAACACCCGCGCTCGATCAGTTCACCGTGAATCTCACTGCGAAGGCCAAGGCCGGTATGGACCCGGTGATCGGGCGCGACGCCGAGATCCGGCAAGTGATCGACATTCTCACGCGGCGCCGGCAGAACAACCCGATCCTTACGGGTGAAGCCGGCGTCGGCAAAACGGCCGTCGTTGAAGGGTTGGCCCAGCGGATCGCGGCGGACGACGTGCCCGAGCCGCTCCGCAACGTGCAACTCCATACGCTTGATCTCGGTCTGCTTCAAGCCGGTGCGGGAGTCAAAGGCGAATTCGAGAACCGGCTAAAGTCGGTCATCGACGAGGTGAAGCGCTCGCCAATGCCGATCATCCTGTTCATTGACGAAGCCCACACGCTCATCGGTGCCGGTGGACAGGCCGGGCAAAACGACGCGGCCAACCTGCTCAAGCCGGCCCTCGCACGCGGCGAGCTGCGCACCATCGCGGCCACCACGTTCGCCGAGTACAAGAAGTATTTCGAGACGGACGCCGCGCTCAAGCGCCGGTTCCAGCAAGTGAAGGTGGACGAACCCGACGAGCAGAAGGCAATCCGGATGCTCCGCGGGCTGGTACCGATGCTCGAAAAGCACCACAAGGTCCGCATTCTCGACGAAGCTATTGTTGACGCCGTGCGGCTCTCGACGCGGTACATGCCAGACCGCCAGCTTCCCGATAAGGCGGTGAGCCTCATCGACACCGTGTGCGCCCGCGTCGCGCTGAGCCAGTCGGCGACTCCGCCCGCGCTCGATGACACCAACCGCGAACTGCAGCACCTCAAAACGGAAATCGACTTCCTCGAACGCGAGGGCCGCGTATCGACCGGGAACCCGGAGCGCGTCGCGGACCTCACGAGCCGCAAGGAAGTAGCCGAGAGCCGGAAGGCCGCGCTCGAAGAACAACTGAAGAAAGAGAAAGAACTCGTTACGCAGATCCGCGACAAACGCGCTGCCATTGAGAAAACGGGGGGCGATGCGCCCGAAGCGGAGAAGCTCGCCCTCGCGGAACTGAATTCAACTCTTACGAAGGTGCAGGGCGAAAACCCGCTCGTGTATCCCGTGGTTCACGGCGGCGCGGTGGCTCAAGTCGTGTCCGGGCTGACCGGCATCCCGATGGGCAAAATGGTCCTCGACGCGGTACAGACCGTTCTCAAACTAGCGGACAAGCTCGAAGAGCGCGTCGTCGGTCAGAAGCACGCGCTCGAAGCGATCGCCCAGCGGATTCGCACCGCCCGTGCGGACCTCGCGGACCCGCGGCGCCCGCAGGGGGTGTTCCTGCTCGCCGGGCCGAGCGGTGTGGGTAAAACCGAAACGGCGATGGCACTCGCAGACCTGCTCTACGGCGGCGACCGGAACATGGTCATCGTGAACATGAGCGAGTACAAGGAGTCGCACAAGGTCTCGCGCCTAGTCGGTACGTCCAAGGGCTACGTCGGTTACGGCGAGGGCGGCGTTCTCACGAACGCGGTCAAGAACCGGCCGTACAGCGTGGTGCTGCTCGACGAAGTGGAGAAGGCCCACGAGAGCGTGCAGGAAATCTTCTATCAGGTATTCGACAAGGGCGTGTTGCAGAACGACGACGGCGAGGACGTGAACTTCAAGAACACCATCATCTTGCTCACGTCCAACGCCGGCACCGACACGATTATGAAGGCGTGTGCCGACCCCGACACCGCGCCTTCGCCCGAAGGTCTCGCCGAGATGCTGAAGCCCGATCTTCTAAAGGCGTTCAAACCGGCGCTGCTCGGCCGCATGACGGTGGTGCCGTACTACCCGCTCGGCGACTCGGTGCTGAAGAAGATCATCGAACTGAAGCTGAAGCAGATCGGGGACCGTCTCAAAACGAACTACAAGGCCGCGTTCAACTGCACGCCCGCGGTGGTGGACACGATCGCGGCACGGTGCAAGGACGTGGACAGCGGTGCCCGCAACGCGGACCACATCATCACCGGCACCGTGCTCACGATGATCTCGGCGGAAGTGCTTACCCGCGTCGCCGAGGGCAAGCCGGTGACGAAGGTGACCGTAGACGTGGACGTCAAGTCGCAGTTCGTGGTCACCGTGGAGTGA
- a CDS encoding type II CAAX endopeptidase family protein, producing MVTPLDLLYVALFAGAVPLYDYVISWPAYRRQLQVDPVRAKTRFWALSIGWLWALVVIGAALWLSNDRAWTSLGFSVPDGWRLWASVVLILLLLAYVAQTIVAVARNSAARASVREQIGELTADIMPQTRAELYWFGGVALTAGFCEEFLFRGYFIWAFAPWIGWWGAAAVSVLVFAVLHAYQGWSGVLRVGILGVFFTLVVAIFDSLWPAIVLHVLVDLHGGILAWLALREEPASGDEAEIAKQPEPQSGSSSM from the coding sequence ATGGTCACACCTCTCGACCTGCTCTACGTGGCCCTGTTCGCGGGCGCCGTGCCGTTGTACGACTACGTCATTTCCTGGCCCGCGTACCGCCGTCAGTTGCAAGTCGACCCGGTTCGGGCGAAGACTCGCTTCTGGGCGTTGTCGATCGGTTGGCTCTGGGCACTGGTCGTGATCGGGGCCGCGCTCTGGCTGTCCAACGACCGAGCCTGGACATCGCTCGGGTTCTCGGTGCCCGACGGCTGGCGGTTGTGGGCGTCTGTCGTCCTGATCCTGCTGCTGTTGGCTTACGTCGCCCAGACGATCGTGGCAGTCGCGCGCAACTCCGCGGCTAGAGCAAGCGTGCGGGAACAGATCGGAGAACTCACCGCGGACATCATGCCGCAGACGCGGGCGGAACTGTACTGGTTCGGCGGTGTGGCGCTGACCGCGGGGTTCTGTGAAGAGTTCCTGTTCCGCGGATACTTCATCTGGGCTTTCGCGCCGTGGATCGGCTGGTGGGGCGCCGCTGCGGTGTCCGTTCTGGTGTTCGCGGTGCTGCACGCTTACCAGGGGTGGAGCGGCGTCCTGCGCGTTGGAATCCTCGGCGTGTTCTTCACTCTGGTCGTGGCGATTTTCGACTCCCTTTGGCCGGCGATTGTGCTGCACGTTCTTGTAGACCTCCACGGCGGGATTCTCGCGTGGTTGGCGCTGCGCGAGGAGCCGGCAAGTGGCGACGAGGCAGAAATCGCAAAGCAACCAGAACCGCAATCAGGGTCGAGCAGCATGTGA